The Candidatus Methanoperedens sp. sequence TCAGGGAATGCTCCCCGCCGAGCATTATAGGGATTTTCCCCTCTTTAACATACTTATTGGCATGAACCGAAATCATCGAAAGCGTATCGTCGATGTTCTCAGCTACTTTAAGATCTCCAGCATCATGGATTTCAACGTCTATGAGGTCAACATCAAAAAAGCTGCTGAACGTCTCAAAATTGTATGAGGCGCCACGCATCTGCTGCGGCGCAAGCCGGCTCCCCTTCCTGAAGCATGAGGTGCAGTCAAATGGCACCCCGCAAATTACATATCTGGCTTTTTTATAACTGGAGTTTGCATCGGCAAAAATTGTATTTCGCATCTATATACGCATATCGATCTTTATTTTTCCCATCGAAATCAGATAAGAAATATCTTTTCCTACCTCGATTTTATCTTTGAGCTCATCCGGTATTTTAAGTTCCAGCGTGGAATAATCAGCGTTATCCATTATCTGCACAACATCGCCTGCCACTGATAATACCTGCCCGTTTTTCCTTTCTACAAGCGGGACGTATATCTTGTCTGTTACAGGTGCAACTATTGAGCGTTTGGAGCCGTCGAATATGCCGATGGCATCTATTCTTGCTTTTGCAGAGCCGTGTTTTCCTGTTTTCGCATGAGAAATACTTTTAATAACACAGGGTTCCTCGTCGACCAAGACATACTTTCCTTCCTTTAATGTCCTTACTTCCACTTGTTCCTTCATTTCGATTCTCCTCGCCTAAGATAGCTTCTAATATAATAAATATGTCGATTTAAAAGATTGTGTTGCTGCAGACACATAATCAAAGAAACCATTATTTAATAAACCATCATAGAGCCAGTAAACTCTCTTAACTTAGAAGTGACCCAGATGTTCAAAATAATCCCTGCCATCGACCTGAAAAACAGAAAATGCGTCTCCCTGGTGCAGGGAATCCCTGGCACCGAGCGCGTCTCACTCGCCGACCCGCTTGCAATCGCAGCGCGCTGGATTAGCGAAGGCGCAAGTGTACTGCACCTCATCGACCTTGACGGCGCTATCGAGGGGAAACGTTTGAATAGTTCCATAATCGAATCCATCGTGGAAAAATTCAATGTCGAAACGCAGGTTGGGGGGGGAATAAGGTCAGAAGAAGATGCATCCGGGCTCCTTGCGCTTGGCGTGGACAGGGTAATTCTCGGTACTGCTGCTGTTAACAATCCTTCCTTCGTTGAAGGGCTTGTCAAGGAATTTGGAAGCGAGCGCATCATGGTAGCGCTTGATTCAAAAAACGGCAGGGTAACCACACACGGCTGGGCAAAGCGCTCGGCTTTCACCGCTGTGGAGCTTGGAAGGAAGTTTGAGAAACTCGGAGCAGGAAGCATCCTTTTCACCGACATCAACACCGAAGGGCTTCTGTCAGGGATAAATCCTGAGCCGACAAAAGAACTGGTGCAGGCGCTCAATATACCTGTAATAGCCTCAGGCGGCATCACCATGCTTTCGGATATCGAAGCAATCAAAAAAACAGGCGCAAGCGGGGTGGTGGTCGGGGCGGCGCTGTATGTTGGGAAATTCACTCTCCATGAAGCGCTGATGCTGGAAGAGAGCTAGCGTTGTGAGAGAAATATGGATTTTTTGGATTCCGAGTTTGATAAAAATTCTTTAGAATTTCTAAAGCAACACAAATATATATTCCAATGTGATTGAGGAACGAAATTGGATTCATAAGACAGCATTCTTAGGTGGCACCGATGCTTGCTGGAAGCGAGGAATAAAACAGACATCTGGTGGGAGATGCAATATGGGAATACTTGATTTTTTCAAGCCTGACGTAGAAAAAATGGAAATGAAAAGGGATGTTAAGGCATTGAAAGATGTATTGAATCATAAAAAAGATAAGTACATTCGAAAGAAAGCTGTAGAAGCTCTTAGAAAAATAGGAGATAAAAGCGTTATAGAAGCTCTTAATCAGGCTTTAAATGATGAAAACTGGGAAGTTCGAAAGAGAGCAGTCGAAGCTCTTGGAGAAATAGGGGATAGAAGGGCAATAACGTCTCTTATTAATTCATTGGAAGATGAAAACGAGTATGTTCGGTGGAGAGCGATAGAAGCTCTTGGAAAGATAGGGGATAGAAGGGCGGTAGAACCTCTCATTCAGGCATTGAAAGATGAAAACGAGTATGTCCGGGAAGAGGCGGCAAAAGCTCTTGGGAAAGCAGGAGATAAAAAAGCGGTAGAACCCCTCATTCAGGCATTGAAGGATGGAAACGAGTATATCCGGGAAGAAGCGGCGAAAGCTCTTGGAAAAATAGGTGACGTGGAAGCGGTAGAACCTCTCATTCAGGCATTGAAAGATGAAAACGAGTATGTCCGGGAGGAAGCCGGAGATGCACTTGTAAAAATAGAAGATAAAAGGGCGGTTGGAACTCTTATCCTGGCATTGCAAGATAGAAATGATAATGTTCGGAAGAGAGCAGCAGAGACTCTTGGAAAGATAGGAGATAAAAGGGCAATAAAACCACTCATTATAGCCTTGAATGATAAGGATTTAGATGTTCGCAAGAGAGCAGCAGAAGCCCTTGGGGAGATAGGAGATAACAGGGCAGTCGAACCGCTCATTCTGGCTATGAAAGATGTTTTTCCTGATATCCGGGATGATGCCGCAGAT is a genomic window containing:
- a CDS encoding translation initiation factor IF-5A, whose product is MKEQVEVRTLKEGKYVLVDEEPCVIKSISHAKTGKHGSAKARIDAIGIFDGSKRSIVAPVTDKIYVPLVERKNGQVLSVAGDVVQIMDNADYSTLELKIPDELKDKIEVGKDISYLISMGKIKIDMRI
- the hisA gene encoding 1-(5-phosphoribosyl)-5-[(5-phosphoribosylamino)methylideneamino]imidazole-4-carboxamide isomerase, with the translated sequence MFKIIPAIDLKNRKCVSLVQGIPGTERVSLADPLAIAARWISEGASVLHLIDLDGAIEGKRLNSSIIESIVEKFNVETQVGGGIRSEEDASGLLALGVDRVILGTAAVNNPSFVEGLVKEFGSERIMVALDSKNGRVTTHGWAKRSAFTAVELGRKFEKLGAGSILFTDINTEGLLSGINPEPTKELVQALNIPVIASGGITMLSDIEAIKKTGASGVVVGAALYVGKFTLHEALMLEES
- a CDS encoding HEAT repeat domain-containing protein, which encodes MGILDFFKPDVEKMEMKRDVKALKDVLNHKKDKYIRKKAVEALRKIGDKSVIEALNQALNDENWEVRKRAVEALGEIGDRRAITSLINSLEDENEYVRWRAIEALGKIGDRRAVEPLIQALKDENEYVREEAAKALGKAGDKKAVEPLIQALKDGNEYIREEAAKALGKIGDVEAVEPLIQALKDENEYVREEAGDALVKIEDKRAVGTLILALQDRNDNVRKRAAETLGKIGDKRAIKPLIIALNDKDLDVRKRAAEALGEIGDNRAVEPLILAMKDVFPDIRDDAADALANIGEPAAGLLVQALKDEDLDVRWRAAGALGKIGEPAVEYLIQTMKEGGEHVREAATEILVNIGEPAVETLIQTLKDRDEHVREEAAEALVRIGESVVRPLIAALKSEDMEVRKRAAETLVKIGESAEKY